The nucleotide sequence GGGTCATGTGTTCTACAGCCCTGTTTCCCCCGGGTCATGTGTTCTACAGCCCTGTTTCCCCGGGTCATGTGTTCTACAGCCCTGTTTCCCCGGGTCATGTGTTCTACAGCCCTGTTTCCCCCGGGTCATGTGTTCTACAGCCCTGTTTCCCCCGGGTCATGTGTTCTACAGCCCTGTTTCCCCCGGGTCATGTGTTCTACAGCCCTGTTTCCCCGGGTCATGTGTTCTACAGCCCTGTTTCCCCGGGTCATGTGTTCTACAGCCCTGTTTCCCCGGGTCATGTGTTCTACAGCCCTGTTTCCCCGGGTCATGTGTTCTACAGCCCTGTTTCCCCGGGTCATGTGTTCTACAGCCCTGTTTCCCCGGGTCATGTGTTCTACAGCCCTGTTTCCCCGGGTCATGTGTTCTACAGCCCTGTTTCCCCCGGGTCATGTGTTCTACAGCCCTGTTTCCCCCGGGTCATGTGTTCTACAGCCCTGTTTCCCCCGGGTCATGTGTTCTACAGCCCTGTTTCCCCCGGGTCATGTGTTCTACAGCCCTGTTTCCCCGGGTCATGTGTTCTACAGCCCTGTTTCCCCGGGTCATGTGTTCTACAGCCCTGTTTCCCCGGGTCATGTGTTCTACAGCCCTGTTTCCCCCGGGTCATGTGTTCTACAGCCCTGTTTCCCCCGGGTCATGTGTTCTACAGCCCTGTTTCCCCCGGGTCATGTGTTCTACAGCCCTGTTTCCCCCAGGTCATGTGTTCTACAGGTTTCCCCCAGGTCATGTGTTCTACAGCCCTGTTTCCCCCAGGTCATGTGTTCTACAGCCCTGTTTCCCCCAGGTCATGTGTTCTACAGCCCTGTTTCCCCCAGGTCATGTGTTCTACAGCCCTGTTTCCCCCAGGTCATGTGTTCTACAGCCCTGTTTCCCCCAGGTCATGTGTTCTACAGCCCTGTTTCCCCCAGGTCATGTGTTCTACAGCCCTGTTTCCCCCAGGTCATGTGTTCTACAGCCCTGTTTCCCCCAGGTCATGTGTTCTACAGCCCTGTTTCCCCCAGGTCATGTGTTCTACAGCCCTGTTTCCCCCAGGTCATGTGTTCTACAGCCCTGTTTCCCCCAGGTCATGTGTTCTACAGCCCTGTTTCCCCCAGGTCATGTGTTCTACAGCCCTGTTTCCCCCAGGTCATGTGTTCTACAGCCCTGTTTCCCCCAGGTCATGTGTTCTACAGCCCTGTTTCCCCTAGGTGGTTTTCAAACATCTGTAAGGCAACACTCAGAGctaaaaaaacacacaacattCAATTGAAACCAATAGAGGCCAGTCATTTTGGACATGCACAGTGCTTGACTGGGGGGCCTACCTCATGTAGGTATTGGTAGTGGGAACCCTGGACAGCCATAGTGTGCGTTTGAGATGGACTACATTACAGTCAGACTGCGCAGAACTACTAATGATCATGCAAAAAAAGTGCACCTGGCCTACAGCGGTGGTGGTGGAGGAAACCCTGGCCAGCCATATTACCTTGATGTCAGCTCCTGATAGGTCATCTTTAGCTAAGATCAGGTCGTCCAGGGTGACGTCGTCTGCTACGGTCATCCTGCTGGTGTGGATGTTGAAGATCCTCCGCTTGGTCTTCTCATCAGGCAGGGGGAACTCGATCTTCCTGTCAATACGCCCTGGAAGAACCACATAACCAGGGGGTGAGGAGGGCATGGAACATCACGAAGAGAATGGCTGTTCGGTTCTACTCATTCCGATTCTAGAATAGAATACTTATTGAGATGGACTCAACAGTGTGTGGAGATAAAGGTTGCTTTGCTCAAATGGTGAATGTGAATGTTGTTGCTTTTGATTTGAGTTGTGTAGAAGAGCTTTGAGAGCTCCATCTGTTGTTCACTAATAAAAAGGTCAAGCTATGGAGTTCAGAATGAGGAAATTAAATCTGCATTCATTTTATAGTAGAATCTCAATCCTCAATATACACCTTTATCCCTGTCCAAGTGTACAGCTCTATTGGTCCATTCATATATCAAATGTCCAAAATAGGCTCCATTTTTCAGATCCTGCTGAGAGCATCTTACCAGGCCTGATGAGGGCAGGGTCCAGAGTCTCTATCCTGTTGGTGGCCATGATCACCTTCACATCTCCTCTAGAGTCAAAACCATCCAGCTGGTTGAGAAGTTCCAGCAAAGTCCTCTGGATCTCCCGTTCTCCTCCAGAGTTAGAGTCATATCTGTGCgtgagagaaacacacagtgGATAGTCCGAGTAGAGAAACAGTCCTGGGTTGTGTTCACTAGGGCACACAACTGAGGAAGATCTAAAACGTTTTACAATGGAAAATAAACACGTGTCCAGGTAGTCCCTCTCCGTTTCAGTCTGTTTCCTTCCACTACCGTGCCTAGTGAACACAACTCTGGAGCCCTGGTGTTACCAGTGGATCCAACTGGAAGTATTTTAGTACCTTTTAGTGCCGATGGCGTCTATCTCATCGATGAAGACGATGGACGGTGCGTGTTCCTCTGCCACCCTGAACAGCTCTCTGACCAGCTTGGGCCCGTCCCCCAGGTACTTCTGAATCAGCTCAGAGCCCACCACACGCAGGAACGTAGCTGACGTCTGGTTGGCCACCGCCTTGGCCAGCAGGGTCTTAcctaacacacagagaggcaaaCAGAGACATCAGCAGAGACACACAATCAGGCTCACACCGTTAATTACGTCATAGGATTTCAATGTCTGTTAGCCTGTACATACTGCTCGTTGCTATGCATGTCTCAGGGATTATGTACGTTGTTTTGGTGCTTCTTGTTGTGTAAACAGTTTTGAACAACTTTGGAAATAATTTCCTCTTGAATAACCAGGAACATTTTTCTAAAACAACTTAGCGTAGAAGAATGTGAATGGTTAAATATTGATCTAACTCACCAGTGCCAGGTGCTCCATAGAGGATGACTCCTTTAGGAGGCTTGATGCCCATCTCCTCATAGTACTCAGGGTGGGTGAGAGGCAGCTCCACGGACTCCTACAGTACAACATCAACTTATTATGGCAGTCACCATGAAATGTATAGTGTTAACGCACATGTGGAGTATAGTATGTCCCTCCCCCTCAAGCTGTTTATACTGGTTAGTTACAGGGTAaagacatggttattaccactGGTAGTTACTGTGTTACAGCTTGTAGTGTTAGAAAGTCTATGTAGTGTTATAGAGTGTGTTATGTAGGGTGATGCCCTCTTGTGCCTTGATCATGTGGATCTGGCTGTCCAGACCTATGTCAGATAGTAGCTGTGTTATAAAGGCTGTGGTCTTGTACCTTGATCTGGCTGTCCAGACCTCCTATGTCAGATAGTAGCTGTGTTATAAAGGCTGTGGTCTTGTACCTTGATCTGGCTGTCCAGACCTCCTATGTCAGATAGTAGCTGTGTTATAAAGGCTGTGGTCTTGTACCTTGATCTCCTGGATCTGGCTGTCCAGACCTCCTATGTCAGATAGTAGCTGTGTTATAAAGGCTGTGGTCTTGTACCTTGATCTGGCTGTCCAGACCTCCTATGTCAGATAGTAGCTGTGTTATAAAGGCTGTGGTCTTGTACCTTGATCTCCTGGATCTGGCTGTCCAGACCTCCTATGTCAGATAGTAGCTGTGTTATAAAGGCTGTGGTCTTGTACCTTGATCTCCTGGATCTGGCTGTCCAGACCTCCAATGTCAGCGTAGGTCTCCTGAGGGGCCTTCTCCACCTTCATCACCGTGACCAGGGGATCAGTGTCGTCCATCAGGACACCAATCACAGCATGGACCTAGAGAACAAACATGGAACAGAGTCAATCAACGTCACTCACACATAACAGAAATACTTTCCCCCACACAATGGGGACTTTGGCTTAACACACTTATATTGTCAAAGATTAAAAACATAAAACATCTCGGATTACTATGCAATTCATTAATGTAAAAACTATTAACGACAACAAAAAGCCAAATTCAGAGGCTACATTCCTGACTATGGGTAGACAGTTTTCTTTACTTCGTGGTTTAGTACAGAGCAGATGTCAACTCAgttaaaaaagaaacatccctttttcaggaccatgtctttcaaagataatccGGAAAAATCTAAATAATTTCACAgttcttcattgtaaagggtttaaacactgtttcccatgcttgttcaatggggcggcagggtagcctagtggttagagcgttggactagtaaccggaaggttgcaagttcaaacccccgagccgacaaggtacaaatctgtcgttctgcccctgttcctaggcagtcattgaaaataagacttgcctagtaaaataaaaaataaaataaaaaagaccgGCAAATGTTAAGACACTAatagcttacagacagtaggcaattaaggtcacagttatgaaaacttaggacactaaagaggcctttctactgagtctgaaaaacaccaaaagaaagatgcccagggtccctgctcatctgtgtgaacatgcctcaggcatactgcaaggaggcatgaggtgtggccagggcaataaattgagatgtctaagacagagctacaggacggacagctgatcgtcctcgcagtggcagaccacatgtaacaacatcggtacatctgaacatcacacctgcgggacaggtacaggatgtcaACAACAAGTGCCCAAGTTACCCCAggaatccctccctcctctatcagtgctcagactgtgtgagaaaggctggactgagggcttgtagacctgttgtaaggcagacatcaccggcaacagtgtgttagtgtcttaacgaccgttccacaggtgcatggtcatgaattgtttatggttcattgaacaagtggaaacagtgtttaaaccctttacaatgaagatctgtgaagtttccTTGGATTTTTACAAactgggtcctgaaaaagggacgtttattttttaGCTGATTTTATGTCAGTACCTTGTGGTTGAGtggtacagagtagatatgtcaGTACCTTGTGGTTGAGtggtacagagtagatatgtcaGTACCTTGTGGTTGAGtggtacagagtagatatgtcaGTACCTTGTGGTTGAGTGGTACAGAGTAGATATGCCAGTACCTTGTGGTTGAGTGGTACAGAGTAGATATGCCAGTACCTTGTGGTTGAGTGGTACAGAGTAGATATGCCAGTACCTTGTGGTTGAGtggtacagagtagatatgtcaGTACCTTGTGGTTGAGtggtacagagtagatatgtcaGTACCTTGTGGTTGAGtggtacagagtagatatgtcaGTACCTTGTGGTTGAGtggtacagagtagatatgtcaGTACCTTGTGGTTGAGtggtacagagtagatatgtcaGTACCTTGTGGTTGAGtggtacagagtagatatgtcaGTACCTTGTGGTTGAGtggtacagagtagatatgtcaGTACCTTGTGGTTGAGtggtacagagtagatatgtcaGTACCTTGTGGTTGAGtggtacagagtagatatgtcaGTACCTTGTGGTTGAGTGGTACAGAGTAGATGTCAGTACCTTGTGGTTGAGTAGTACAGAGCAGCCGGGCTCCAGCAGGTCTTTGTCTACGAAGGAGAGGATGCTGACATAGTGCTCTGACCCTACTGACGTAGACACGATGGCATGGTTGTCATCAATGATCTCCTCCAGGTTCCCCACAGACATGGGTGTTCCCCTCAGGTCATCCACCTTGGACCTCTCCTCCTGCAGAACAGACACAGGAAATACATGGAAGACAACTTATGAGTTGAATTGATATAGCCCAAGGCATGTTTCTCAAGTAAATCAAGTGATTCATTATTATCCCGTGAAAAGGGAAATTAATTTAGCAAACAGACacgtggttgtcccacctagccatcttaagatgaatgcactaactaagTGGCTCTGAATAAGAATGTAGgctaaattacaaaaaatatatatttttaagtaaaATGTCCTACAGAGTTTACTGTATCAGTACCGTTTCTCCTTTAGTGGTTTCATCTAATAAActacagtaatatagtattatacatacatacatacatacatacatacatacatacatacatacatacatacatacatacatacatacatacatacatacatacatacatacatacatacatacatacatacatacatacatacatacatacatacatacatacatacatacatacatacatacatacatacatacaatatggTATTACAAACTCAGCGGCCAGTTTATTacgtacacccatctagtaccgggtcgaACACCCCTTTACCTCCAGAACATCCTGAATTCTTCGTTGCATGGAAATGtggctcaattggtatcaagggacctaatgtGTGCCAGGTAAACATTCCTCACACCATTTCACCACCGCTACCAGActgtactgttgacaccaggcaagatggggccatggactcatccTGCTTACGCCAAATCTTGACTCTGACATCAACAAGAACCAGGATTtgtcggaccaggcaatgtttttctcTCTTAAACTCTAGATACTGTCGTGGATAAAAAAAGCCCAGGAGGCCATTTCGGAGATACTGAACACGACTcgcctggcaccgacgatcacGCCACGCTAAGAGTCACTTAGGTCACTCATTTTGACCATTCTAACGTGCAATCAAACAATAACTGAATGCCTGTTTGCCTGCTTTAACTAGCAAGTCACGGCCACAtggctcactgtctgtaggaactaaccattttcgtgaacaggatggtgtacctaataaagtactatatatatatctgtagaGTAATATATATCTGTAGTCAGTACCTCCTGTTTTTCCTCCAGCGGTTTCATCTGCTCCTGGTTCCTGATGAACTCCTCCTCCATCAGCAGGTAGTCTTTGATCCTCTCCTGCTTCAGCAGCTTCAGACGGCAGTGGGTGTGAGGGGTGACTGCATACGCcagggaggaacacacagagcatacatcagggaggaacacacagagcatacgccagggaggaacacacagagcatacgccagggaggaacacagagcatACGCcagggaggaacacacagagcatacgtcagggaggaacacacagagcatacgtcagggaggaacacacagagcatacgtcagggaggaacacacagagcatacgtcagggaggaacacacagagcatacgtcagggaggaacacacagagcatacgtcagggaggaacacacagagcatacgtcagggaggaacacacagagcatacgtcagggaggaacacacagagcatacgtcagggaggaacacacagagcacacgccagggaggaacacagagcaCACGCcagggaggaacacacagagcacacgccagggaggaacacacagagcacacgccagggaggaacacacagagcacacgccagggaggaacacacagagcacacgccagggaggaacacacagagcacacgccagggaggaacacacagagcatacatcagggaggaacacacagagcatacgccagggaggaacacacagagcatacatcagggaggaacacacagagcatacgccagggaggaacacacagagcaTACGCCAGGGAGGAAAACACAGAGCACACAGAGCATACGCCAGGGAGGAACAGACAGAGCATACATcagggaggaacacacagagcatacatcagggaggaacacacagagcatacgtcagggaggaacacacagagcatacatcagggaggaacacacagagcatacatcagggaggaacacacagagcatacatcagggaggaacacacagagcatacgtcagggaggaacacacagagcatacatcagggaggaacacacagagcatacatcagggaggaacacacagagcatacgccagggaggaacacacagagcatacatcagggaggaacacacagagcatacgccagggaggaacacacagagcatacgccagggaggaacacacagagcaTACGCCAGGGAGGAAAACACAGAGCATACGCCAGGGAggaacacacagcacacagagcATACGCCAGGGAggaacacacagcacacagagcATACGCCAGGGAGGAACAGACAGAGCATACATcagggaggaacacacagagcatacatcagggaggaacacacagagcatacgtcagggaggaacacacagagcatacatcagggaggaacacacagagcatacatcagggaggaacacacagagcatacatcagggaggaacacacagagcatacatcagggaggaacacacagagcatacgccagggaggaacacacagagcatacatcagggaggaacacacagggaggaacacacagagcatacatcagggaggaacacacagagcaTACGCCAGGGAGGAAAACACAGAGCATACGCCAGGGAGGAAAACACAGAGCATACGCCAGGGAggaacacacagcacacagagcATACGCCAGGGAggaacacacagcacacagagcATACGCCAGGGAggaacacacagcacacagagcATACgccagggaggaacacagagcatacgccagggaggaacacagagcatACGCcagggaggaacacacagagcatacgccagggaggaacacacagagcatacgccagggaggaacacacagagcatacgccagggaggaacacacagagcatacgccagggaggaacacacagagcatacgccagagaggaacacacagagcatacatcagggaggaacacacagagcatacgtcagggaggaacacacagagcatacgtcagggaggaacacacagcacacagagcATACGCCAGGGAggaacacacagcacacagagcATACGCCAGGGAGGAACAGACAGAGCATACgccagggagga is from Oncorhynchus gorbuscha isolate QuinsamMale2020 ecotype Even-year linkage group LG14, OgorEven_v1.0, whole genome shotgun sequence and encodes:
- the LOC123995386 gene encoding 26S proteasome regulatory subunit 4-like, coding for MGQSQSGGHGPGGGKKDDKDKKKKYEPPIPTRVGKRKKKSKGPDAASKLPLVTPHTHCRLKLLKQERIKDYLLMEEEFIRNQEQMKPLEEKQEEERSKVDDLRGTPMSVGNLEEIIDDNHAIVSTSVGSEHYVSILSFVDKDLLEPGCSVLLNHKVHAVIGVLMDDTDPLVTVMKVEKAPQETYADIGGLDSQIQEIKESVELPLTHPEYYEEMGIKPPKGVILYGAPGTGKTLLAKAVANQTSATFLRVVGSELIQKYLGDGPKLVRELFRVAEEHAPSIVFIDEIDAIGTKRYDSNSGGEREIQRTLLELLNQLDGFDSRGDVKVIMATNRIETLDPALIRPGRIDRKIEFPLPDEKTKRRIFNIHTSRMTVADDVTLDDLILAKDDLSGADIKAICTEAGLMALRERRMKVTNEDFKKSKENVLYKKQEGTPEGLYL